In Enoplosus armatus isolate fEnoArm2 chromosome 2, fEnoArm2.hap1, whole genome shotgun sequence, one DNA window encodes the following:
- the fgfbp2b gene encoding fibroblast growth factor-binding protein 2b, which yields MRARMRVLLFLAATVFVTNAQTNNSSNDNRQQQQQQQQQQQQRSVWDEPIRFSTKTKDSCTMVVSGAGDYTRLRVSCKGPSQGQTPGRSYYCDFQGKPNLCRAYNLNPRHYFTQMMWDMRKLSHACQGPKIYRPSMCKKYPDEAQMTFLASWPKTTTPKPSKPVQEQRKPVVPAPAKPATTPKPVKPQPQPAKPQPGRVPQKKTTPKPGKTTTRPTEQPDSKASRIASEYCWKSFHGVCTYFISWFQN from the coding sequence ATGAGAGCCAGGATGAGAGTGCTGTTGTTCCTGGCAGCGACTGTCTTTGTGACAAACGCTCagaccaacaacagcagcaacgacaacaggcagcagcagcagcagcagcagcagcagcagcagcaacgcAGTGTCTGGGATGAGCCCATCAGATTCAGCACCAAGACCAAAGACTCCTGTACCATGGTGGTGTCTGGAGCCGGGGACTATACTCGCCTGCGTGTCTCCTGCAAAGGTCCGAGCCAGGGCCAGACCCCAGGACGCTCCTACTACTGCGACTTCCAGGGCAAACCTAACCTGTGCCGCGCCTACAACCTCAACCCTCGCCACTACTTCACCCAGATGATGTGGGACATGAGGAAGCTGAGCCACGCTTGCCAGGGACCCAAAATCTACCGCCCATCGATGTGTAAGAAATACCCCGACGAGGCCCAGATGACCTTCCTGGCCTCCTGGCCCAAGACCACCACCCCCAAGCCCTCCAAGCCCGTCCAGGAGCAGCGTAAACCGGTGGTGCCGGCCCCGGCCAAGCCCGCCACTACTCCCAAACCTGTCAAGCCCCAGCCGCAGCCCGCCAAGCCCCAGCCAGGCAGGGTCCCCCAGAAGAAAACTACCCCCAAGCCTGGGAAGACCACTACTCGTCCCACAGAGCAGCCCGACTCCAAAGCATCCCGCATCGCCTCCGAGTACTGCTGGAAGAGCTTCCACGGCGTCTGCACCTACTTCATCAGCTGGTTCCAAAACTGA